A single region of the Kwoniella shivajii chromosome 10, complete sequence genome encodes:
- a CDS encoding cytosolic Fe-S cluster assembly factor NAR1: MAFSGALTITDLDDFLTPSQACIIPVRNKPSVTAEEGSTEIQIDSNNNYYEVSTDNAASAGPSSSSAKKALEKAEINLNDCLACSGCITSTESLLITLQSHLEVLTFITSNPTSLDPDAPCHKPRLPILSISPQTLASLSASYSSAQARPTIPLLVLLRRIRAFLSQPEKGGWKVWDTTFARHMSLKETVVEYHERKYKKDKGKAAELPMLASACPGWVCYAEKAQGELLHLLSAARSSQGIIGALAKTWYGHKTAHKPNEIYHVTAMPCYDKKLEASRSDFYSSLYSTRDVDCVLTTGELDLLLQDLEFDPYLAVSNEDGLSVEDGDNSPFPELLNHEGSSSGSYLATIIRDIQTNHHNPTRITTREIRGSDDNVEYLIYDTITGEALFKGAKVYGFRNLQNLVRKVGKETGIGKAGRSGAGAGKLSLAVAARRRKAKMANGGSTGTSTPLTEGSDAESIVSLSMGEDKKLDFVEVMACPGGCVNGGGQMKPVSSTSVANGEDKMDVDEEGYERPLPDDGTEAKPKDGGGIEEGMRWSTKEWVSKVEEIYWTGLPTPPSSPPLEASNIDDYVDFGVATKANSGGHGRLDGNSPLKQADSLVEAIVKDVCGDDSGKRWEFLRTRFRKVESDILAQGGVTLEAVKW, translated from the exons ATGGCGTTTTCTGGTGCATTG ACAATCACAGATCTGGATGATTTCCTTACCCCTTCGCAAGCTTGTATCATCCCTGTCAGGAATAAGCCATCGGTCACAGCAGAGGAAGGTTCA ACTGAGATTCAGATTGATTCCAATAACAACTATTATGAAGTCTCCACCGATAATGCTGCTTCAGCAGgaccatcttcgtcaagcGCTAAGAAAGCGTTAGAGAAGGCTGAAATCAACTTGAATGACTGTTTGGCCTGCAG TGGGTGTATCACCTCTACAGAATCATTACTCATCACTTTACAATCACATCTTGAAGTCCTTACTTTTATCACTTCGAATCCCACTTCACTTGATCCAGATGCCCCATGTCACAAGCCTCGTCTACCTATACTATCAATATCTCCACAAACACTTGCATCCCTTTCTGCATCGTATTCGTCTGCTCAAGCTCGCCCTACAATTCCTCTATTGGTGCTGTTAAGGAGAATACGAGCTTTCTTGTCACAACCCGAAAAAGGAGGGTGGAAAGTCTGGGATACGACCTTTGCTAGGCATATGAGTCTTAAGGAGACTGTGGTGGAATATCATGAAAGAAAATATAAGAAAGACAAAGGAAAAGCAGCTGAATTGCCTATGCTCGCTAGCGCATGTCCAGGTTGGGTTTGTTATGCCGAGAAGGCCCAAGGTGAATTGTTGCATTTGTTGAGTGCTGCTAGAAGTAGTCAAGGAATCATCGGAGCACTCGCAAAGACCTGGTATGGGCACAAGACCGCGCATAA GCCGAATGAGATTTATCATGTCACCGCCATGCCATGTTATGATAAGAAGTTAGAAGCTTCTCGATCAGATTTCTACTCATCTCTTTACTCCACTAGAGATGTAGACTGTGTCCTTACTACTGGAGAACTAGACCTTCTTTTGCAAGATTTGGAATTCGATCCTTATCTTGCGGTATCAAATGAGGATGGTTTATCTGTGGAAGATGGAGACAATTCGCCTTTCCCCGAGCTGTTAAATCATGAAGGTTCATCCTCCGGTTCATATCTCGCCACTATCATACGTGACATCCAAACAAATCATCATAACCCTACACGAATTACCACGAGAGAAATTCGCGGTTCAGACGATAATGTGGAATACCTTATTTACGATACTATCACCGGAGAAGCACTATTCAAGGGAGCTAAAGTGTATGGGTTCCGAAATCTGCAGAATTTGGTCAGAAAAGTAGGGAAAGAGACTGGAATTGGTAAAGCTGGACGAAgtggagcaggagcaggtaAACTAAGTCTAGCAGTTGCTGCTCGACGTCGTAAAGCTAAAATGGCAAATGGTGGATCTACGGGAACTTCTACGCCATTAACGGAAGGATCCGACGCTGAAAGTATAGTTTCCCTTTCGATGGGCGAAGATAAGAAATTAGACTTTGTGGAAGTCATGGCTTGTCCAGGTGGATGTGTGAATGGTGGCGGTCAAATGAAACCCGTGTCCTCCACGAGTGTCGCAAATGGGGAAGATaagatggatgttgatgaagaaggttaCGAGAGACCTTTACCAGATGATGGTACTGAAGCTAAACCTAAAGATGGTggaggaattgaagaaggCATGAGATGGTCAACCAAGGAATGGGTTTCGAAGGTTGAAGAAATCTACTGGACTGGTCTACCTACTCCACCCTCATCACCTCCTCTGGAAGCATCGAACATAGATGACTACGTCGATTTTGGTGTAGCGACGAAGGCCAACAGCGGTGGTCACGGAAGACTGGATGGCAACTCTCCATTGAAACAAGCTGATTCTCTAGTTGAAGCAATAGTGAAAGATGTATGCGGGGATGACTCGGGCAAAAGATGGGAGTTCCTGAGGACTAGATTTAGGAAAGTTGAATCTGATATATTGGCTCAGGGTGGAGTCACTCTTGAAGCAGTCAAGTGGTAG